In uncultured Desulfuromusa sp., a genomic segment contains:
- the thiS gene encoding sulfur carrier protein ThiS: MELSINGKKKEYQDKMTIQQLLQLAGIPPEQVVIELNYSILSPDLHDTTELRHGDTIELIQFVGGG; the protein is encoded by the coding sequence ATGGAACTTTCAATTAACGGCAAGAAAAAAGAGTATCAAGATAAAATGACGATCCAGCAACTGCTGCAACTGGCAGGGATTCCGCCGGAACAGGTCGTCATTGAGCTAAATTATTCAATTCTTTCTCCTGATTTGCACGACACAACAGAGCTCAGGCATGGAGATACAATCGAGCTTATCCAATTTGTTGGTGGTGGCTAA
- a CDS encoding 3-deoxy-7-phosphoheptulonate synthase: protein MVQTNNLNVLEVSPIIAPLDLKQVFPLPLSGAAFVNNTRNTIKSILRGEDKRLLTVVGPCSIHDPIAALEYARRLVKLSEELQDQLFIIMRVYFEKPRTTVGWKGLINDPDMNGSHKISKGLGVARQLYCAITEMRLPIASEMLDPITPQYLSDMISWGAIGARTTESQTHREMASGLSFPVGFKNGTDGGLKIALDAMSAACREHSFLGINSDGRSSIVHTAGNPDIHLVLRGGDSAPNYYPEDVKRAAKLLSKKDLPSAIMVDCSHANSYKDHDRQGEVLDNIVDQLIADPGLITGVMIESNINAGNQSIPEDLDQLKYGVSVTDKCVNWETTVEMLTKAHDRLAKK from the coding sequence ATGGTTCAAACCAATAATCTCAATGTTCTTGAAGTTTCACCAATTATTGCTCCGCTGGATCTCAAGCAGGTCTTTCCACTGCCTCTTTCCGGGGCCGCCTTTGTCAACAACACGCGCAACACCATCAAATCTATTTTAAGGGGCGAAGACAAACGGCTTCTGACGGTTGTTGGTCCCTGCTCTATCCACGACCCAATAGCTGCGCTTGAATACGCCCGACGTCTGGTTAAACTTTCTGAGGAGTTGCAGGATCAATTATTCATTATCATGCGGGTCTACTTTGAAAAACCACGCACGACAGTTGGCTGGAAAGGGCTGATCAATGACCCGGATATGAACGGAAGCCACAAAATTTCCAAAGGTTTAGGTGTTGCGCGTCAACTCTACTGTGCAATCACCGAGATGCGCCTTCCCATTGCGAGTGAAATGCTCGACCCAATCACACCACAGTATTTATCTGACATGATCAGCTGGGGTGCGATTGGTGCACGGACAACAGAATCACAAACACACCGTGAAATGGCCAGCGGACTATCTTTCCCTGTCGGGTTTAAAAATGGGACAGATGGCGGCCTGAAAATAGCACTGGATGCAATGTCAGCAGCGTGTCGAGAGCATAGCTTCCTCGGCATTAATAGCGACGGACGTTCATCAATCGTCCACACGGCTGGTAATCCGGATATTCATCTGGTTCTGCGCGGAGGAGATAGTGCGCCTAACTATTACCCTGAAGACGTCAAAAGGGCTGCTAAGCTTTTAAGCAAAAAAGATCTGCCATCAGCAATTATGGTTGATTGCAGTCACGCCAACTCTTACAAAGACCACGATCGACAAGGTGAGGTTCTGGATAATATAGTGGATCAACTGATCGCAGATCCAGGACTCATTACTGGAGTTATGATTGAAAGCAACATCAACGCAGGAAATCAGAGCATCCCGGAAGATCTCGACCAATTAAAATATGGCGTATCGGTCACTGATAAATGCGTCAACTGGGAAACAACTGTAGAGATGCTGACGAAAGCGCATGATCGTTTGGCAAAGAAATAG
- the gcvPA gene encoding aminomethyl-transferring glycine dehydrogenase subunit GcvPA — MRYLPHTDVDVQQMLERIGVSSIDELFSGVPDICRLKNSLAVSSAKSESELLMFLKALADKNTKTSDWDSFLGGGAYNHFIPAVVDQLVSRSEFYTAYTPYQPEISQGTLQAIFEYQTLICQLTGMDVANASMYDGASACAEAALLTIRAGKKRNKVLLSRGLPPQYRETVATYCRYLDVDLIDVPLQDGVTNQLELSALLDEHVAAVIVGYPNYFGQIEDLTAIAELTHAAGARLVAAVSEPLALALFKSPGDLGADVVVGEGQSFGIPLSYGGPGIGFFAVRKKDMRVLPGRLVGETVDQDGKRGFVLTLATREQHIRREKATSNICSNQGMCVLMVSIYLALHGKQGLRKLAEINYAKAAYARDKISQLEGFTIPFSGASFNEFVVTCSEPVAVLKKRLEKQEILAGIALGRDYSDLENGLLICVTEQNSREQIDRLVLALAGGEA; from the coding sequence ATGCGTTATCTGCCTCATACTGATGTAGATGTGCAGCAGATGCTTGAACGGATTGGCGTTTCCAGCATCGACGAGCTGTTCTCCGGAGTTCCGGATATTTGCCGATTGAAAAATTCTCTTGCCGTTTCCAGCGCAAAATCTGAGTCTGAATTATTGATGTTCTTAAAAGCGTTGGCCGATAAGAATACCAAGACTTCTGACTGGGATTCTTTTCTTGGTGGCGGGGCATATAATCATTTTATTCCTGCAGTCGTTGACCAGCTTGTCAGCCGCAGTGAATTCTATACGGCTTATACTCCCTATCAGCCGGAAATCAGCCAGGGAACGTTACAGGCAATTTTTGAATATCAGACCTTGATTTGTCAATTAACCGGGATGGATGTCGCTAATGCTTCAATGTATGACGGAGCATCTGCTTGTGCTGAAGCCGCTTTACTGACTATTCGCGCCGGAAAAAAACGTAATAAGGTTCTGTTGTCCCGGGGATTACCGCCGCAGTATCGGGAAACTGTAGCAACATACTGTCGTTATCTTGATGTTGATCTGATAGATGTGCCGCTCCAGGATGGTGTCACAAATCAGCTTGAGTTGAGTGCATTACTTGATGAGCATGTTGCCGCAGTGATTGTTGGCTATCCCAATTATTTTGGCCAGATAGAAGACCTGACGGCTATTGCTGAACTAACCCATGCCGCCGGGGCACGTCTGGTAGCTGCTGTTTCTGAGCCATTAGCTCTTGCACTGTTTAAGTCTCCCGGAGATTTAGGCGCTGATGTCGTTGTTGGTGAAGGACAAAGTTTTGGTATTCCGCTTTCCTATGGTGGACCCGGAATCGGTTTCTTTGCCGTCCGCAAAAAAGATATGCGGGTTTTGCCGGGACGTCTAGTCGGAGAAACGGTTGATCAGGACGGTAAGCGTGGTTTTGTCCTTACTCTGGCAACGCGTGAGCAACATATCCGCCGGGAAAAAGCCACGTCAAACATCTGCTCTAACCAGGGTATGTGTGTGCTCATGGTCAGTATTTATCTGGCTTTACACGGTAAGCAGGGGTTGCGAAAACTTGCGGAAATCAACTATGCAAAAGCAGCTTATGCCAGAGATAAAATCAGTCAGTTGGAAGGATTTACAATTCCCTTTTCAGGAGCATCTTTTAACGAGTTTGTCGTGACCTGTTCAGAGCCTGTTGCAGTATTGAAGAAGCGTCTGGAGAAACAGGAAATTTTGGCCGGGATCGCCCTGGGTCGAGATTATTCCGATTTGGAAAATGGACTACTGATTTGTGTCACTGAACAGAACAGCCGGGAACAGATTGACCGGTTGGTGCTGGCATTGGCGGGAGGTGAGGCATGA
- the thiF gene encoding sulfur carrier protein ThiS adenylyltransferase ThiF, which produces MLIYLNEIPEKIASGSRLYSLRAKKNIEADILIVNGHLTSSDVELHEGDHVVMITRGVQPSAAELECLMMARHTPGVHMKVKDGRVGIAGVGGLGSLVALSLARVGVGQLNIADFDVVEPSNLNRQQYFVDQIGQPKVIALRDNLKRANPGTQINCFHQKVTPENLTEIFSDIDILVEAFDSADQKAMLTNQFLQVFPHKTLVAASGIAGYGSSNSICTTKITDHFYICGDGVTAAEPGCGLMAPRVGIAASHQANAVLRLLLNEEPE; this is translated from the coding sequence ATGTTGATATATCTCAATGAAATCCCTGAAAAAATAGCATCCGGCAGTCGGCTATATTCACTACGTGCAAAAAAAAATATTGAAGCCGATATCCTGATCGTTAACGGGCACCTCACCAGCTCCGATGTAGAACTTCACGAAGGGGATCACGTCGTTATGATAACCCGGGGAGTCCAACCTTCTGCCGCTGAACTGGAATGTTTGATGATGGCACGTCACACTCCCGGCGTCCACATGAAGGTTAAGGACGGTCGTGTTGGCATCGCGGGAGTTGGAGGACTCGGATCCCTTGTAGCATTGAGCTTGGCAAGAGTGGGTGTGGGGCAGTTAAACATTGCCGATTTTGATGTCGTCGAACCATCAAACTTGAACCGGCAACAGTATTTTGTTGACCAGATCGGACAACCAAAAGTCATTGCCCTGCGAGATAATTTAAAAAGAGCCAATCCCGGCACACAAATAAACTGTTTTCATCAGAAAGTGACGCCGGAAAACCTCACAGAAATTTTTTCTGACATCGACATTCTGGTCGAGGCATTTGATAGCGCAGATCAAAAAGCAATGCTGACGAACCAGTTCCTCCAAGTTTTTCCACATAAAACCCTTGTTGCTGCATCTGGAATTGCCGGTTATGGGTCATCCAACAGTATCTGTACTACAAAAATTACGGATCATTTTTATATTTGTGGCGATGGGGTCACTGCGGCAGAACCCGGTTGTGGGCTCATGGCTCCCCGCGTTGGTATCGCTGCAAGCCATCAAGCAAATGCGGTGCTGCGCCTGCTTCTGAATGAGGAACCGGAATAA
- a CDS encoding DivIVA domain-containing protein, with amino-acid sequence MRITPIEIQQHQFKTRLFGYDTTAVDSFLEMLADELERLHKQNNELKESLARTRISLEQMREREKALQETLMTAHQVTEELKTNARKEAEIIIAEAHLEGEQAIRTANDRRVQLLNEIQEIKRQKISFESGLRALIENHLKLMDLDMLQIEEDDYQARLLQPLLNDEDIDDPLNFP; translated from the coding sequence ATGCGAATTACACCTATTGAGATTCAGCAGCATCAATTTAAAACCCGATTGTTTGGTTATGACACGACTGCTGTCGATAGCTTTCTTGAAATGCTGGCTGATGAGCTGGAGCGGTTACATAAACAAAATAATGAACTGAAAGAATCTTTGGCCAGAACCCGAATTTCTCTTGAGCAGATGCGTGAACGGGAAAAAGCCTTGCAGGAAACTCTCATGACCGCTCATCAGGTGACCGAAGAGTTGAAAACAAATGCTCGGAAAGAAGCAGAAATTATAATTGCCGAAGCTCATCTGGAAGGTGAACAAGCCATTCGGACTGCCAATGATCGTCGTGTTCAGCTGTTGAATGAAATTCAGGAGATAAAACGACAGAAGATTTCATTTGAATCAGGATTACGGGCTCTTATCGAAAATCATTTGAAACTTATGGATTTGGACATGCTGCAAATTGAAGAAGATGATTATCAGGCCCGATTGCTCCAGCCGTTGCTCAACGATGAAGACATTGATGACCCTCTCAATTTTCCTTAA
- the thiE gene encoding thiamine phosphate synthase, translated as MCRSLPSIYLITDRHQTYRKRDLLETIEELLQAGVRMIQLREKDLSAAELFPLAQELRDLTFSYHSLLLINDRVDLAQAINADGVHLGCHSLPIEIVRQVLGPKFLIGASTHTHSEIELCSRQGADFVTYGPIYFTPSKAAYGKPAGVQSLQDICIKSSLPIYALGGVKKDNAHEVLEAGATGIAAISALVSPPSPTQAFQDLAKIMIQHKTKA; from the coding sequence ATGTGCCGATCTTTACCATCCATCTATTTAATTACAGATCGACATCAAACTTATAGAAAAAGAGATCTCCTCGAAACGATTGAAGAACTATTGCAAGCGGGAGTACGGATGATTCAGCTGCGAGAGAAGGATCTTTCAGCCGCAGAACTTTTCCCCCTGGCGCAAGAACTCCGCGATCTGACCTTCAGCTACCATAGCCTTCTGCTGATCAATGACAGAGTTGACTTAGCGCAAGCAATCAATGCTGATGGTGTTCATCTTGGTTGCCACTCCCTGCCAATAGAGATCGTGCGTCAAGTTCTAGGGCCCAAATTTCTTATTGGAGCCTCCACTCATACACATTCTGAAATTGAACTTTGCAGCCGACAAGGGGCCGATTTTGTCACTTATGGCCCCATCTATTTTACTCCCTCAAAGGCCGCTTACGGTAAACCTGCCGGTGTACAATCTTTGCAGGATATTTGTATAAAATCGTCTCTCCCCATATACGCCCTTGGGGGAGTCAAGAAAGACAATGCGCACGAAGTTCTTGAAGCAGGGGCCACAGGAATTGCCGCCATCTCAGCCCTAGTTTCACCCCCCTCGCCCACTCAAGCATTCCAGGACCTTGCTAAAATAATGATTCAGCATAAAACCAAAGCCTAG
- the gcvH gene encoding glycine cleavage system protein GcvH — MMDFPEELKYTEEHEWVLVEDDIATVGITDFAQDQLGDVVFVELPEVGDSVEAGETFGVVESVKAVSDVYAPVSGEVVEINEDLPDEPETLNNSPYDAGWMVKIKLSDPSAIDELMDVATYQEFVEKD, encoded by the coding sequence ATGATGGATTTTCCAGAGGAACTGAAATACACCGAAGAACATGAGTGGGTATTGGTTGAGGATGATATTGCCACTGTTGGAATCACCGATTTTGCTCAGGATCAGCTTGGCGATGTCGTTTTTGTGGAACTCCCTGAAGTTGGTGACAGTGTCGAGGCTGGGGAAACGTTTGGAGTTGTTGAGTCAGTTAAAGCTGTTTCAGATGTGTATGCTCCGGTAAGTGGCGAGGTGGTTGAGATCAACGAAGATCTTCCCGATGAGCCGGAAACATTGAATAATTCTCCCTATGATGCCGGTTGGATGGTTAAAATCAAGTTATCTGATCCCTCTGCGATAGATGAGTTGATGGATGTTGCAACATATCAGGAGTTCGTAGAAAAAGACTGA
- a CDS encoding DUF3467 domain-containing protein: MGKKQEIQLEIQMNDDVANGQYINMAVVNHNDSEFVIDCIYIQPQAPKARVQSRLITSPRHAKRLMVMLQNNIDKYEKKHGVIDLAAVHGENAGDHPMH; this comes from the coding sequence ATGGGTAAAAAACAGGAAATACAGCTAGAGATTCAAATGAATGATGATGTTGCTAACGGGCAGTATATCAATATGGCTGTCGTGAATCACAACGATAGTGAATTTGTTATTGATTGTATTTATATTCAGCCTCAAGCACCCAAGGCAAGGGTCCAATCCAGATTAATAACATCTCCACGACATGCCAAACGACTGATGGTCATGTTGCAAAACAACATTGATAAATATGAGAAGAAACACGGAGTTATTGATCTGGCTGCGGTGCATGGCGAGAATGCCGGTGATCATCCCATGCATTAG
- a CDS encoding YggT family protein gives MNVLIVAFARIIDLAFNIYTFIVIARALISWVNPDPYNPIVRFLHNATDPALYRLRRLIPFLQLGSFDLSPIALLILLSVVQQVLVSFLYQLAQ, from the coding sequence ATGAATGTTTTGATTGTCGCTTTTGCCAGAATTATTGATCTGGCTTTTAATATTTATACGTTTATTGTGATTGCCAGGGCATTGATCTCATGGGTTAATCCTGATCCCTATAATCCTATTGTCCGTTTTCTTCACAATGCTACTGATCCGGCTTTATACCGTTTGCGAAGGCTCATCCCTTTTTTACAGCTTGGGTCTTTCGATCTTTCCCCCATAGCGCTTTTGATTCTTCTTTCTGTTGTCCAGCAGGTTTTGGTTTCTTTCTTGTACCAGCTGGCTCAGTAG
- a CDS encoding thiazole synthase, which produces MDPLIIAGRPFNSRLLVGTGKFSSNQSMVSAMENSGSEIVTVALRRVDIDNPDDSILSHIDTDRYLLLPNTSGARDAEEAVRLARLARAAGCLPWVKLEVTPDPYYLLPDPIETFKAAEILVKEGFVVLPYMPADPVLAKRLEEIGTATVMPLGAPIGTNRGIRTRDLIAIIIEQSNIPVIVDAGLGAPSHAAEAMEMGADAVLVNTALADTPNPDAMAQAFRKGVEAGREAYLAGLGTQRVKAEASSPLTGFLRNEP; this is translated from the coding sequence ATGGACCCATTAATTATTGCCGGACGCCCATTTAATTCCCGTCTATTAGTAGGGACCGGAAAATTTTCTTCAAACCAGAGCATGGTTTCTGCAATGGAAAATTCGGGCAGCGAAATTGTCACCGTAGCACTCCGTCGCGTTGATATCGACAATCCTGATGACTCAATCTTGTCGCATATTGATACTGACCGCTACCTGCTGCTCCCTAATACCAGCGGAGCACGTGACGCCGAAGAAGCTGTCCGTTTGGCACGCCTGGCTCGGGCTGCCGGTTGTCTTCCCTGGGTCAAACTTGAAGTGACTCCAGACCCTTACTATCTCCTCCCTGACCCGATCGAAACCTTTAAAGCTGCAGAGATTCTGGTCAAAGAGGGCTTTGTCGTTCTTCCCTATATGCCAGCTGATCCTGTCTTAGCAAAGAGACTGGAAGAAATAGGGACTGCGACAGTTATGCCCTTAGGAGCGCCAATTGGGACAAATCGTGGGATTCGAACCCGTGATCTCATTGCGATCATAATTGAACAGTCGAATATACCTGTGATCGTTGATGCCGGATTGGGAGCCCCCTCTCATGCGGCAGAAGCCATGGAAATGGGTGCTGATGCAGTGCTTGTCAATACTGCTCTTGCCGACACCCCAAACCCGGATGCAATGGCTCAAGCCTTCCGTAAAGGGGTTGAAGCAGGTCGAGAGGCCTATCTGGCGGGCCTTGGTACCCAAAGAGTAAAAGCTGAAGCTTCCAGCCCGTTAACTGGTTTTCTAAGGAATGAGCCATGA
- the folD gene encoding bifunctional methylenetetrahydrofolate dehydrogenase/methenyltetrahydrofolate cyclohydrolase FolD: MADIIDGKAIAAEMRQNIAADAKALIGQGVTPGLAVVLVGEDPASRVYVSMKEKACAAAGIYSVEHKLPAETSEADLLKLIAALNDDNQIDGILVQLPLPEHIDESKVLEAISPGKDVDGFHPYNVGRLMTGHPVFQPCTPFGVMKMLEYTGVDLKGKEVVVVGRSNIVGKPVALMCLAEHATVTICHSRTIDLPQKVAAADVVIAAVGRPEMIKGAWIKKGAVVIDVGVNRVGEKKLVGDVDFVAACENAAAITPVPGGVGPMTITMLLYNTIVSAKRRAAR, from the coding sequence GTGGCAGATATTATTGATGGAAAAGCAATAGCAGCCGAAATGAGGCAGAACATTGCTGCAGATGCAAAGGCATTAATTGGTCAAGGTGTGACTCCTGGTCTGGCGGTTGTCCTTGTTGGAGAAGACCCTGCAAGTCGTGTTTATGTGTCAATGAAAGAGAAAGCCTGTGCTGCTGCGGGTATTTATTCTGTTGAACATAAGTTGCCGGCTGAAACCAGTGAGGCGGACTTACTGAAATTAATTGCTGCTTTAAATGATGATAATCAGATTGATGGTATTCTGGTGCAGTTGCCATTGCCTGAACACATTGATGAGTCAAAAGTCCTTGAAGCCATCTCTCCTGGTAAGGATGTAGACGGTTTTCATCCCTATAATGTCGGTCGATTAATGACTGGTCATCCCGTATTTCAACCTTGTACTCCCTTTGGTGTGATGAAAATGCTCGAATATACCGGAGTGGATCTCAAGGGGAAAGAAGTTGTTGTTGTCGGCCGTTCCAATATCGTAGGGAAACCGGTGGCGTTGATGTGTTTAGCTGAACATGCAACAGTAACAATATGTCATTCCAGAACAATTGATCTCCCTCAAAAAGTTGCCGCTGCTGATGTTGTTATCGCCGCAGTCGGGCGTCCTGAGATGATCAAAGGCGCTTGGATTAAAAAAGGGGCGGTTGTTATTGATGTCGGAGTTAATCGTGTCGGTGAAAAAAAATTAGTTGGAGATGTCGATTTTGTAGCCGCCTGTGAGAATGCAGCGGCGATCACACCTGTTCCCGGCGGCGTCGGCCCGATGACGATTACAATGTTGCTGTACAATACCATTGTCAGTGCCAAGCGCCGGGCTGCCCGGTAA
- the gcvT gene encoding glycine cleavage system aminomethyltransferase GcvT, protein MKATPLNQIHRQLGARMVDFGGWDMPVQYAGVIAEHLAVRSAAGLFDVSHMGEIEVSGPQAFDFLQYTMTNDVSILVDGQVQYTAMCYETGGVVDDLTLYRFAADHYLLCVNASNSDKDFAWLQDVQKKSGFNDLSLVNRSSEYAQLALQGPVAAEILSTLTAVNLEEIKFYHFAEGEVAGISTVVSRTGYTGEDGFELYCPATDGVQLWQELMDAGQSSGLQPIGLGARDTLRLEKAYALYGHEITAEIMPLEARLAWITKLKKGNFVGRDAMIKAKEDGLLRKQIALTLTASGVPREGYPVFCNDEEVGFVTSGTMSPSLKKGIALALVSAAVADSDQPLKIGIRKKQILAERTVLPFVK, encoded by the coding sequence ATGAAAGCAACACCCTTAAATCAGATTCACCGGCAGTTAGGTGCACGTATGGTTGATTTCGGTGGTTGGGATATGCCGGTACAATATGCCGGTGTTATCGCTGAGCACCTGGCGGTTAGATCTGCTGCAGGTCTTTTTGATGTTTCTCATATGGGAGAAATAGAAGTTTCCGGTCCCCAAGCTTTTGATTTTTTGCAGTACACAATGACCAATGATGTGTCAATTTTAGTGGATGGACAGGTTCAGTATACAGCTATGTGCTATGAGACCGGCGGTGTTGTTGATGACCTGACCTTGTATCGGTTTGCAGCTGATCACTACCTTTTGTGCGTCAACGCTTCCAACAGTGATAAGGACTTTGCCTGGTTGCAGGATGTGCAAAAAAAATCAGGCTTTAATGATTTAAGCCTGGTTAACCGGAGTTCTGAGTATGCACAGTTGGCATTACAGGGGCCGGTTGCTGCCGAAATTTTATCAACATTGACAGCAGTCAATCTTGAAGAGATAAAATTTTATCACTTTGCTGAAGGTGAAGTCGCCGGCATCAGCACAGTTGTTTCACGTACAGGATATACTGGAGAGGATGGATTTGAACTGTATTGTCCCGCAACCGATGGAGTTCAGCTCTGGCAGGAATTAATGGATGCTGGTCAATCTTCGGGTTTGCAACCTATTGGTCTTGGTGCCCGCGATACTCTCCGGCTGGAAAAAGCCTATGCCCTTTACGGCCATGAAATTACGGCAGAGATAATGCCTCTTGAAGCGCGGTTGGCCTGGATTACTAAATTGAAAAAAGGGAACTTTGTCGGTCGGGATGCCATGATCAAGGCAAAAGAGGATGGTTTGCTCAGAAAGCAGATTGCTTTGACATTAACGGCGTCCGGGGTTCCACGCGAAGGATACCCTGTTTTCTGTAATGACGAGGAGGTTGGTTTTGTGACCAGCGGCACCATGTCCCCAAGTTTGAAAAAAGGAATCGCCTTGGCTTTGGTTTCTGCTGCAGTTGCAGATAGTGATCAGCCCTTGAAAATCGGTATTCGCAAAAAACAAATTTTAGCTGAACGAACTGTTCTGCCTTTTGTCAAATAA
- a CDS encoding FmdB family zinc ribbon protein, which yields MPLYEYQCEECGLNFEVRQKFTDDPVKVCGRCGGLVKKQISQTAFALKGGGWYDQGYSQGKSCQSGVTNGGSDSCAACPKAVNS from the coding sequence ATGCCGCTGTATGAATATCAATGTGAAGAATGTGGACTGAATTTTGAAGTTCGGCAAAAATTTACTGATGACCCAGTCAAGGTGTGTGGTCGTTGTGGTGGATTGGTTAAAAAACAGATATCCCAAACTGCTTTTGCTCTTAAAGGGGGAGGCTGGTATGACCAGGGATATTCTCAGGGGAAGAGTTGTCAGTCTGGTGTGACGAATGGAGGCAGCGATTCCTGTGCGGCATGTCCTAAGGCCGTAAATAGTTGA
- the thiH gene encoding 2-iminoacetate synthase ThiH, with amino-acid sequence MNFQQQLACYPQEQIHEKIATTTPAQIDLALQQQRLNIDDFSRLLSPNITDVQLEQMAMKAHRVTQQRFGRTILLYAPIYLSNECFNGCKYCGFSADNHLTRKTLTMEEIEQEAKVLRSHGFRHMLLLTGEAPKIAGIDYLENAVQIIKKYCGSISIEVFPMDTGGYQRMVDAGVDGLTVYQETYDPDLYRQLHPYGPKSNYSYRLAAPERAGTAGMRKIGIGSLLGLGDSLSDVFFSGLHGLYLARKFWRSQVTLSFPRLCPAEGGFQPNSIVDDRQLTQFICALRLLLPDAGLILSTREKAELRNNLLPLGITQMSAGSSTSPGGYSEDSHDGEQFTISDGRSPSEVEDYLKSRGYDPVWKDWDGAFLSKAN; translated from the coding sequence ATGAATTTCCAACAACAGCTGGCCTGCTACCCACAGGAACAGATACACGAGAAAATAGCCACAACGACACCAGCACAAATTGACCTTGCCCTACAGCAACAACGCTTGAATATTGACGATTTTTCCCGTTTGCTCTCACCCAACATCACAGATGTGCAATTAGAACAGATGGCTATGAAAGCGCACCGGGTGACCCAGCAAAGGTTCGGCCGTACGATCCTTCTTTACGCTCCCATCTACCTCTCCAACGAGTGCTTCAATGGTTGTAAATATTGCGGTTTTAGCGCTGACAACCACCTGACACGCAAGACCCTGACCATGGAAGAGATTGAACAGGAAGCCAAGGTCCTGCGCAGCCATGGGTTTCGCCATATGCTGCTCCTGACTGGAGAAGCTCCTAAAATCGCCGGGATCGATTACCTTGAAAACGCTGTTCAAATCATTAAAAAGTACTGCGGATCCATATCGATTGAGGTCTTCCCAATGGACACTGGAGGGTATCAACGCATGGTTGATGCCGGGGTTGACGGATTAACCGTATACCAGGAAACCTACGATCCTGACCTTTACCGGCAACTCCACCCTTATGGTCCCAAAAGTAATTACAGTTACAGGCTTGCTGCGCCGGAAAGAGCCGGAACAGCAGGGATGCGAAAGATCGGAATCGGCTCCCTGCTGGGTTTGGGAGATAGCCTGAGTGATGTTTTTTTCAGTGGTTTACATGGCTTATATTTAGCACGCAAATTTTGGCGCTCGCAGGTGACCCTCTCTTTTCCCCGGCTTTGCCCTGCTGAAGGAGGCTTTCAACCGAACAGTATCGTCGATGATCGTCAACTCACCCAATTCATTTGTGCATTACGTCTCTTACTTCCTGATGCCGGCCTCATCCTTTCAACCCGTGAAAAAGCAGAGCTACGCAATAATTTATTACCCCTTGGGATCACTCAGATGAGTGCGGGATCCAGCACCTCCCCAGGCGGTTACAGTGAAGACAGCCATGACGGAGAACAATTCACCATCAGCGATGGACGCTCCCCAAGTGAAGTAGAAGATTATTTGAAGTCAAGAGGTTACGATCCGGTCTGGAAAGACTGGGATGGGGCTTTTCTGAGTAAAGCAAACTGA